A window of Nitrososphaerota archaeon contains these coding sequences:
- a CDS encoding extracellular solute-binding protein: MSASRRRFLKYAAAAAVAGAATTLGSQYLLPKPGPGPVTYTKNSTSTTTRSVADKRYRPPEYLDFMNWLKGVSKPYAGKRIVAALELEAAPLALQQIDPDYFSYSGTYVGYELTPFIQNLVNTTLAISTKAPTYDVMNVDGSNLATFAKHLIPPQELAQKYPDLTYPNLDMNGFARAGVAFSGKYPQDLIFPPYNKELNGSIFEFPQDMPVMLRFYRKDLFDKEGITPGKTWDEYLEDLKMFDNPNKGIFGGGSMTLSHPSIIFEYLNHLHSFGGKIWELDDKGLRCTINTPEAVAALENFIRLKDYSDPASASSTWAELGILMAVGRVANAIQWADYASVVNNPVQSMTAGKWDYTINPAGPSGSFSTFGGAGVGVSRYSRNPEAAWLWLQWATAFGTQIVTLQDPIHYSTPTRSKVYDDPTVQADVKSGRLKYLKVTQDILASNKVATLITFPAWQLVRVQLGDVLSRCWNGGLTPRDALKLGQDNIDKLQGGPVFSFG, encoded by the coding sequence ATGAGTGCTTCAAGACGTCGCTTTCTAAAATACGCTGCTGCTGCAGCAGTAGCCGGCGCAGCTACAACACTGGGAAGCCAATACCTGCTCCCAAAACCAGGGCCTGGTCCAGTCACGTACACCAAGAACTCTACCTCAACTACGACCCGCAGCGTTGCCGACAAACGTTATCGACCACCTGAATACCTCGACTTCATGAATTGGCTTAAAGGTGTGTCAAAACCTTATGCAGGTAAGCGGATCGTTGCCGCCCTCGAACTTGAAGCGGCGCCACTCGCATTACAGCAGATAGATCCTGATTACTTCAGCTACAGCGGAACATACGTAGGTTACGAGTTGACCCCCTTCATCCAGAATCTAGTAAACACGACGCTTGCAATCAGCACAAAAGCACCAACTTATGATGTCATGAATGTGGACGGCTCAAACCTAGCGACCTTTGCGAAGCACCTGATTCCCCCGCAGGAGCTGGCCCAAAAATACCCGGATCTCACATATCCGAATCTTGATATGAACGGGTTCGCCCGCGCCGGTGTAGCATTCTCAGGCAAATACCCGCAGGATCTAATATTTCCTCCTTACAATAAAGAGCTTAATGGTTCAATCTTCGAGTTCCCACAAGACATGCCTGTGATGCTCCGCTTCTACCGTAAAGACCTCTTTGACAAGGAAGGGATCACCCCCGGAAAAACTTGGGATGAGTATCTTGAAGACCTCAAGATGTTTGACAACCCGAATAAAGGCATCTTCGGCGGCGGCAGCATGACACTCTCACACCCTTCGATCATCTTCGAATATCTGAACCATCTGCACAGTTTCGGCGGCAAAATCTGGGAACTAGACGACAAAGGGCTCCGCTGCACAATCAACACACCTGAAGCGGTCGCAGCACTAGAGAACTTTATTCGACTCAAAGACTACTCTGATCCAGCTTCAGCCTCATCAACTTGGGCAGAGCTTGGCATCCTCATGGCGGTAGGTCGAGTCGCAAACGCAATTCAATGGGCAGATTACGCCTCAGTCGTAAACAACCCTGTTCAATCTATGACAGCCGGAAAATGGGATTACACTATCAACCCAGCAGGTCCATCAGGCTCCTTCTCAACTTTCGGAGGCGCCGGTGTAGGTGTTTCACGATATTCGCGTAATCCAGAGGCTGCTTGGTTGTGGCTTCAATGGGCTACCGCGTTTGGAACACAGATAGTCACGCTCCAAGACCCGATACACTACTCTACACCTACACGGTCAAAGGTCTACGACGATCCAACGGTTCAAGCAGACGTCAAGTCTGGGCGCCTCAAATATCTGAAGGTGACTCAAGATATCCTTGCCTCTAATAAGGTGGCAACGCTAATCACCTTCCCAGCTTGGCAGCTAGTCAGAGTCCAGCTTGGAGACGTTCTCTCACGGTGTTGGAACGGCGGCCTCACACCCCGTGACGCCTTAAAGCTGGGGCAAGATAACATCGACAAACTTCAGGGTGGACCTGTTTTCAGCTTTGGGTGA
- a CDS encoding PQQ-binding-like beta-propeller repeat protein gives MISKSFSTLLICMLLLVFVVPPASMQQSTAGYSWSHTGFDDAATYFNPQNALNKDNVAYVNQDWMSSLSNEPRIYGNETARTTSSLLDINGLLYFIDRSQLMLALDSKDARLIWSQQLTVADPNRFGLENVFVHNRQINYFDKKIWLIDLDCSLKGYGASNGAIQVNIPPSVLCGENPAGTALHETLHRELSAPVFYEKGRIIVVAPSGFETKDHATAYVLGINLDTQQVAWKTSLTENPQENLELGVGPWAVDQDKGIVYIGTGSPIPEWNASKRPGANLYSDSIIALDAATGKILWNFQATPHDLNGYGCTGNTVLGEREGKKVIYAACRNGYLYALDAESGKPVWTFDPPAVKRLNSDNTDTSKPWLNSPSKDAAVQCPGVYGAVSSNIVLAYGNIYLSTFNRCSKINIAPVPNIGDTGVRNITLLDNPVGPVNSTLYNVDATTGKAKWSIPFINGTALKGGLTVSGGLLYLPSPDGNLYAYDASSGSLVWKRNFGQLGLAIPPVIAATAHGNWTLIQVVAGTPSLDFPVEQHSGFLFMFILPQSLVTNTSASIEPSSISDMIIYAVVAVAILLLVTTIIFFLRGRR, from the coding sequence GTGATATCCAAGTCTTTCTCGACTCTTCTTATCTGCATGCTTCTACTCGTCTTCGTGGTGCCGCCAGCCTCAATGCAGCAGAGTACTGCGGGTTACAGCTGGTCTCATACAGGCTTTGATGATGCAGCCACATACTTTAACCCTCAAAACGCATTGAACAAGGATAATGTAGCCTATGTTAATCAAGACTGGATGTCCTCTCTCAGTAACGAGCCACGAATCTACGGAAACGAGACTGCTCGCACAACCAGCTCACTTTTAGATATAAACGGGCTCCTCTACTTCATTGACCGCTCTCAACTCATGTTAGCATTAGACTCAAAGGATGCTCGTTTAATCTGGAGCCAGCAGCTCACTGTCGCAGATCCGAACCGTTTCGGCCTCGAAAATGTATTTGTCCATAACCGTCAAATTAACTATTTCGATAAGAAGATTTGGCTAATTGACTTGGACTGCTCCCTAAAAGGTTACGGTGCATCTAACGGCGCAATTCAGGTCAACATCCCACCAAGCGTCCTCTGCGGCGAAAACCCTGCAGGCACAGCTCTCCATGAGACGCTGCATAGAGAGCTCTCAGCCCCCGTATTCTACGAGAAGGGACGAATAATTGTAGTAGCCCCTTCAGGTTTTGAAACTAAAGACCATGCAACCGCCTATGTTCTCGGCATCAACCTAGATACACAGCAGGTAGCTTGGAAAACCTCCTTAACAGAAAACCCGCAGGAGAACCTTGAACTAGGCGTGGGACCTTGGGCTGTTGATCAGGACAAAGGCATAGTCTACATAGGCACCGGTTCACCCATACCTGAGTGGAACGCTTCTAAGCGGCCTGGAGCCAATCTTTACAGCGACTCGATTATAGCGCTGGATGCAGCGACCGGTAAAATCCTGTGGAACTTCCAAGCCACCCCACACGATCTCAACGGATACGGCTGCACTGGCAACACCGTGCTAGGCGAACGCGAAGGCAAGAAGGTTATCTACGCAGCCTGTAGAAACGGATACCTTTACGCTCTAGACGCTGAAAGCGGAAAGCCCGTATGGACTTTCGATCCTCCAGCAGTAAAACGCCTGAACAGTGACAATACTGATACAAGTAAACCTTGGTTAAACTCCCCCTCTAAAGACGCTGCCGTCCAATGCCCTGGAGTCTACGGTGCCGTCTCATCAAACATAGTCTTGGCATACGGTAACATCTACCTCTCAACCTTCAACCGATGCAGCAAAATCAACATTGCACCAGTACCAAATATCGGTGACACTGGAGTAAGAAACATAACCCTTCTAGACAACCCCGTAGGACCGGTTAACTCAACCCTCTACAACGTAGACGCAACCACCGGAAAAGCGAAATGGAGCATACCTTTCATAAACGGCACCGCGTTGAAAGGCGGACTCACAGTCAGCGGAGGACTACTATACCTCCCATCACCTGATGGCAACCTCTACGCCTATGACGCCTCCAGCGGCTCCCTGGTGTGGAAAAGAAACTTCGGTCAGCTGGGATTAGCAATTCCACCGGTGATCGCAGCCACCGCCCACGGAAACTGGACCCTAATACAGGTCGTAGCAGGCACGCCATCGCTGGACTTCCCGGTCGAGCAACATTCAGGCTTCCTCTTCATGTTCATTCTACCTCAAAGTCTAGTGACTAA